The Balaenoptera acutorostrata chromosome 15, mBalAcu1.1, whole genome shotgun sequence genome contains a region encoding:
- the FAM220A gene encoding protein FAM220A, whose amino-acid sequence MRDGKGTLSTCLAEEKGAGDDSDKLLSRELLYKRMQEESACPSDITSRMNKPAVDVNGNSQNEELSLEMKNDLSEVSLLLHDGNRVLPYLQEPIRRNSASAAAQSKAVDLFFAPTEERFAGASCGVGGAQGRDWLGGGPRATDSHGGQSHRGKPWGSGLPCHQKWLEMGISEDEPPCAFLEKLDSVSEPSCLRSVLSALLHAHPHMFVKDETKCVFPGRSKPMFSEQRVEYKKMLSRVKSTSDDLQETLALLALQASELANLLCHS is encoded by the coding sequence atgagGGACGGAAAGGGGACTCTCAGCACCTGCCTCGCAGAAGAGAAGGGAGCAGGCGATGACTCGGACAAACTACTGTCCAGAGAACTGTTGTATAAGAGAATGCAGGAGGAGAGTGCTTGCCCATCAGATATAACTTCCAGGATGAATAAGCCTGCGGTTGATGTAAATGGAAATTCACAAAATGAGGAATTATcactggaaatgaaaaatgatCTGAGTGAGGTCAGCCTCTTGCTTCACGATGGCAACAGAGTGCTTCCATATCTGCAAGAACCAATACGAAGAAATTCAGCTTCAGCAGCTGCTCAGAGCAAGGCTGTGGATCTGTTCTTTGCTCCCACAGAAGAGCGTTTTGCTGGGGCATCCTGTGGCGTCGGGGGAGCTCAGGGGAGGGACTGGCTGGGAGGAGGGCCCAGGGCCACTGACAGCCACGGAGGACAGAGCCACAGGGGAAAGCCTTGGGGGTCAGGACTACCGTGCCATCAAAAATGGTTGGAAATGGGGATTTCTGAGGATGAACCACCATGTGCTTTTCTGGAGAAGCTGGACTCTGTGTCGGAACCCTCTTGCCTGCGTTCCGTCCTGTCTGCACTGCTGCACGCACATCCCCACATGTTCGTGAAAGATGAGACAAAATGTGTTTTCCCTGGCCGTTCAAAGCCCATGTTTTCAGAGCAAAGAGTAGAATACAAGAAAATGCTTTCACGTGTAAAAAGTACCTCAGATGATCTGCAGGAAACACTGGCGTTACTGGCTCTACAAGCTTCTGAATTAGCAAATCTCTTATGCCATAGTTAA